The genomic stretch AAGTTTCTATCTTTGCAGGCCTAAAAATTAATTAATTAATTTTAAATCATTATGTTAAACCAGTACGAAACCGTTTTCATTTTAACTCCCGTTTTGTCTGAAGCACAGGCAAAGGAAGCGGTACAAAAATTCCGGAGCGTGATCACCGATGGTGGTGGTGAGA from Bacteroidales bacterium encodes the following:
- a CDS encoding 30S ribosomal protein S6, with translation MLNQYETVFILTPVLSEAQAKEAVQKFRSVITDGGGE